Proteins encoded by one window of Cannabis sativa cultivar Pink pepper isolate KNU-18-1 chromosome 4, ASM2916894v1, whole genome shotgun sequence:
- the LOC115714240 gene encoding protein DETOXIFICATION 14: MEEKREISMEKGLLEKEEKEISIFSKIFDEVKLLGYIGGPMVIVNISQYFLQIVSVMMVGHHGKLALSSTAIAISFSAVSGFSLILGMSSALETLCGQAYGAKQYRKLGILTNTGILTLILVSIPLSLMWFYMEKILVFMGQDPIISREAGKFSIWLIPALFAYATLQPLVRYFMTQSITYPLLLSSFASICCHLPICWALVFKSRLGHFGAALSIGFSYWLNVSLLLLFMKFSPTCEKTRASIFSNLFQGVGEFLRFAIPSSLMICLEWWAFELLTLLSGFLSNPQLETSVLSVCLSTIITLYTIPDGFGAATSTRVSNELGAGKPKAARFVVRVVLCLVVIEAVIVSSSLFLGRKTFGYVFSNEKEVVDYVTSMAPLVCAAVMINSLQAILSGIIRGCGWQDLGAFINLGSYYLFGIPTAATLGFWLKMRGKGLWIGICCGCFLQMILLSIITIFINWEEKAKLARERVFKKRSLEDNVLSEHDNSNLY, from the exons ATGGAAGAGAAGAGAGAAATTAGCATGGAAAAGGGATTGttagaaaaagaagagaaagaaataaGTATTTTTAGTAAAATATTTGATGAAGTGAAGCTTTTGGGTTATATTGGAGGACCAATGGTGATTGTAAAtatatctcaatattttcttcaaaTAGTTTCTGTAATGATGGTTGGTCATCACGGTAAACTCGCTCTTTCTAGTACAGCTATTGCAATTTCCTTCTCAGCTGTTTCCGGCTTCAGTCTTATT TTGGGAATGTCTAGTGCATTGGAAACACTATGCGGACAAGCATATGGAGCAAAGCAATATCGAAAACTCGGTATCCTAACCAACACGGGCATACTTACCCTAATCCTAGTATCCATTCCCTTGTCTCTAATGTGGTTTTACATGGAAAAAATTTTGGTTTTTATGGGACAAGATCCTATAATTTCAAGAGAAGCTGGTAAATTTTCAATATGGTTAATCCCTGCACTATTTGCCTATGCAACTCTTCAACCACTAGTTAGATATTTTATGACACAAAGCATTACCTATCCCTTGCTTTTGAGCTCATTTGCCTCAATTTGTTGCCATTTACCAATTTGTTGGGCTTTAGTATTCAAGTCAAGATTAGGACATTTTGGGGCTGCATTATCTATTGGTTTTTCATATTGGTTAAATGTGAGTTTGCTACTTTTGTTCATGAAATTCTCTCCTACTTGTGAAAAAACTCGGGCCTCGATTTTTTCAAACCTATTTCAAGGCGTCGGAGAGTTCTTGCGGTTCGCTATACCTTCTTCCTTAATGATTTG CCTTGAGTGGTGGGCATTTGAGCTTCTTACTTTACTATCTGGTTTCCTATCAAATCCTCAACTTGAAACTTCAGTCTTATCTgtatg TTTGTCCACAATCATAACACTTTATACAATACCAGATGGATTTGGTGCAGCTACAAG CACTAGAGTTTCAAATGAATTAGGTGCTGGTAAGCCAAAAGCAGCTCGATTTGTTGTTCGGGTTGTTTTGTGTCTTGTAGTGATAGAGGCGGTTATTGTAAGTTCATCTCTCTTTCTAGGCCGAAAAACATTCGGTTATGTTTTCAGCAATGAGAAAGAAGTTGTAGATTATGTGACGAGTATGGCGCCTCTAGTCTGTGCAGCAGTTATGATAAATTCTTTACAAGCAATCCTTTCAG GTATTATTAGAGGATGTGGATGGCAAGACTTGGGGGCCTTTATCAACCTTGGTTCTTACTATCTTTTTGGGATTCCGACGGCCGCGACTTTGGGATTTTGGTTGAAAATGAGAGGGAAAGGCCTTTGGATTGGAATTTGCTGTGGTTGCTTCTTACAAATGATTTTGCTTTCTATCATAACAATTTTTATCAATTGGGAAGAAAAG gcAAAATTGGCAAGAGAAAGAGTTTTCAAGAAAAGATCATTAGAAGATAATGTGTTGAGTGAGCATGACAATAGTAATCTCTACTAA
- the LOC115714241 gene encoding protein DETOXIFICATION 14, with amino-acid sequence MDEKGENMEKGLLEKEKEKESIFSKVFDEVKLLGYIGGPMVIVNMSQYVLQIISIMMVGHHGKLALSSTAIAISFSAVSGFSLIFGMSSALETLCGQAYGAKQYRKLGILTNTGILTLTLVCIPLSLMWSYMENVLVFMGQDPIISREAGKFSIWLIPALFAYATLQPLVRYFMTQSITYPLLLSSCASICCHLPICWALVFKSRLGHFGAALSIGFSYWLNVSLLLLFMKFSPACEKTRASIFSNLFQGVAEFLRFGIPSSLMICLEWWAFELLTLLSGFLSNPQLETSVLSVCLSTVITLYTIPDGFGAAISTRVSNELGAGKPRAAQFAVRVILCLVAIEAVIVSSSLFLGRNTFGYVFSNEKEVVHYVTSMAPLVCATLILNSLQGVLSGIIRGCGWQDLGAFVNLGSYYFFGIPAAAALGFWLKMRGKGLWIGICSGCFLQIILLSIITFFINWEDKANLARKRVFKKRSIEENGLSEHNNSSLY; translated from the exons ATGGATGAAAAGGGAGAAAACATGGAAAAGGGAttgttagaaaaagaaaaagaaaaagaaagtattTTTAGTAAAGTATTTGATGAAGTGAAGCTTTTGGGTTATATTGGAGGACCTATGGTGATTGTGAACATGTCACAATATGTTCTTCAAATAATATCTATAATGATGGTTGGTCATCATGGTAAACTCGCTCTTTCTAGTACAGCTATTGCGATTTCTTTCTCAGCTGTTTCCGGCTTCAGTCTTATT TTTGGAATGTCTAGTGCATTGGAAACACTATGTGGACAAGCATATGGAGCAAAGCAATATCGAAAACTCGGAATCCTAACCAACACGGGCATACTTACCCTAACCCTAGTATGCATTCCATTGTCTCTAATGTGGTCTTACATGGAAAATGTCTTGGTCTTTATGGGACAAGATCCTATAATTTCAAGAGAAGCTGGTAAATTTTCAATATGGTTAATCCCTGCACTATTTGCCTATGCAACTCTTCAACCACTAGTTAGATATTTTATGACACAAAGCATAACCTATCCTTTGCTTTTGAGCTCATGCGCCTCAATTTGTTGCCATTTACCAATTTGTTGGGCTTTAGTGTTCAAGTCAAGATTAGGGCATTTTGGAGCTGCATTGTCTATTGGATTTTCATATTGGTTAAATGTGAGTTTGCTACTTTTGTTCATGAAATTCTCTCCGGCTTGTGAAAAAACTCGAGCTTCGATTTTTTCAAACCTATTTCAAGGCGTTGCAGAGTTCTTGCGGTTCGGTATACCATCTTCATTAATGATTTG CCTTGAGTGGTGGGCATTCGAGCTTCTTACTTTGTTATCTGGTTTTCTATCAAATCCTCAACTTGAAACTTCAGTCTTATCTGTATG TTTGTCTACAGTGATCACACTTTATACAATACCAGATGGATTTGGTGCAGCTATAAG TACTAGAGTTTCAAATGAATTAGGTGCTGGTAAACCAAGAGCAGCTCAGTTTGCAGTTCGAGTTATCTTGTGTCTTGTAGCAATAGAGGCGGTTATTGTAAGTTCATCTCTCTTTCTAGGCCGAAACACATTCGGTTATGTTTTCAGCAATGAGAAAGAAGTTGTACATTATGTGACGAGCATGGCGCCTCTAGTTTGTGCAACACTTATACTAAATTCTTTACAAGGAGTCCTTTCAG GTATTATTAGAGGATGTGGGTGGCAAGACTTGGGAGCCTTTGTTAACCTTGGTTCTTACTATTTCTTCGGAATTCCGGCGGCGGCAGCTTTGGGATTTTGGttgaaaatgagaggaaaaggcCTTTGGATTGGAATTTGTTCTGGTTGCTTCTTACAAATAATTTTGCTTTCTATCATAACATTTTTTATCAATTGGGAGGATAAG GCAAATTTGGCAAGAAAAAGAGTTTTCAAGAAAAGATCAATAGAAGAAAATGGATTGAGTGAGCATAACAATAGTAGTCTCTATTAA
- the LOC115714234 gene encoding large ribosomal subunit protein eL27x, whose product MVKFLKQNKAVIVLQGRYAGRKAVIIRNFDDGTRDRPYGHCLVAGINKYPSKVIRKDSAKKTAKKSRVKAFVKLVNYQHLMPTRYTLDVDLKDVVNVDVLQSKDKKVTALKEAKKRFEERFKTGKNRWFFTKLRF is encoded by the coding sequence ATGGTGAAATTCTTGAAGCAAAACAAGGCCGTAATCGTCCTCCAAGGACGTTACGCTGGACGCAAAGCCGTCATCATCCGTAACTTCGACGACGGAACTCGCGATCGTCCCTACGGTCACTGTTTGGTCGCCGGAATCAACAAGTACCCAAGCAAGGTTATCCGTAAAGATTCAGCTAAGAAAACCGCTAAGAAGTCACGAGTGAAAGCCTTCGTGAAGCTCGTTAACTACCAGCACTTGATGCCGACTCGTTACACACTCGATGTTGATCTCAAGGATGTTGTTAACGTTGATGTTCTTCAATCTAAGGATAAGAAGGTCACGGCTTTGAAGGAGGCGAAGAAGCGTTTCGAGGAGAGGTTCAAAACTGGAAAGAACCGATGGTTTTTCACCAAGCTCAGGTTTTAA